From Larus michahellis chromosome 8, bLarMic1.1, whole genome shotgun sequence, one genomic window encodes:
- the CNN3 gene encoding calponin-3, giving the protein MTHFNKGPSYGLSAEVKNKIALKYDPQIEEDLRNWIEEVTGLSIGANFQLGLKDGIILCELINKLQPGSVKKINQSKLNWHQLENIGNFIKAIQVYGMKPHDIFEANDLFENGNMTQVQTTLVALAGLAKTKGFHTTIDIGVKYAEKQARSFDAGKLKAGQSVIGLQMGTNKCASQAGMTAYGTRRHLYDPKMQTDKPFDQTTISLQMGTNKGASQAGMLAPGTRRDIYDQKHILQPVDNSTISLQMGTNKVASQKGMSVYGLGRQVYDPKYCAAPTEPVIHNGSQGTGTNGSEISDSDYQAEYPDDYHGEYQDDYQRDYHGQYSDQGIDY; this is encoded by the exons ATGACCCACTTCAACAAGGGGCCCTCCTATGGGCTCTCTGCCGAGGTCAAGAACAAG ATTGCCCTGAAATATGACCCCCAGATAGAAGAAGATCTGCGTAACTGGATAGAAGAGGTTACAGGGCTGAGCATTGGTGCAAACTTTCAACTGGGATTAAAAGACGGCATAATCTTATGCGA GCTTATAAATAAACTGCAGCCAGGatcagtgaagaaaataaatcaatcaaaaCTAAATTGGCAccag ctGGAGAACATTGGGAATTTTATCAAAGCCATTCAAGTCTACGGCATGAAGCCCCATGATATTTTTGAAGCAAACGatctttttgaaaatggaaacaTGACTCAAGTACAGACTACTCTAGTTGCGCTAGCAGGTCTG GCAAAAACCAAAGGTTTTCATACTACAATTGATATTGGTGTCAAATATGCAGAGAAACAAGCACGAAGTTTTGATGCAGGAAAACTAAAAGCTGGTCAAAGTGTAATTGGCCTGCAG ATGGGCACCAACAAGTGTGCCAGTCAGGCAGGCATGACTGCTTATGGAACTAGAAGACACCTCTACGATCCAAAAATGCAAACCGATAAGCCATTTGACCAGACGACAATTAGCCTACAGATGGGCACTAACAAAGGAGCCAGTCAG GCTGGTATGCTGGCACCGGGCACCAGGAGAGACATCTACGATCAGAAGCACATATTGCAACCTGTGGATAACTCAACTATTTCATTACAAATGGGTACCAACAAAGTAGCTTCACAGAAGGGAATGAGCGTGTATGGGCTTGGACGACAAGTGTATGACCCCAAGTACTGTGCTGCGCCAACAGAACCTGTCATTCATAACGGCAGCCAAGGAACAGGAACTAATGGGTCAGAAATCAGCGATAGCGATTATCAGGCAGAATACCCAGATGACTATCACGGAGAGTACCAAGATGACTATCAAAGAGATTACCATGGTCAGTACAGTGACCAGGGCATTGATTATTAG